A region of the Pseudomonas silesiensis genome:
TGCCCTTGTTGGCGTTGGCGGCAATCATCGCGTCCAGCGCCTTGGCCTGATCAGCTGGCCAGTGTTTCAGATCCGTGGCGAGTGCCTGGCCGACAAGGCCCAGGCAAAGTGCTGCAACCAGAAGTTTCGGTGCAAATCTCATCGTCAAATCTCCCTGATTCAAAGAGATCGACGCTAACAAATAAGTGTGACACTCCTCGCCTGTCAGCGACCGCCAACGTGCCTATCGCGTCAGCCGCATTCCTGAAAGCGACATCTTCTTATTCCAAAAACGACAGTATTCAGACTTTTTTGATATTAATTCATTAGATATCAAGCTGTTAGGATTGCCGGTTCGCAGCTGCCCCGGAAGGTGGCTGGCACAAGTCTTTATCGGAGTTTTCATGAATCTGCCGCTGATCCTCAATCTGCTGGTGTTCCTCGCCTTACTGTTCGGTCTGGCACAAACCCGCCACACCACTTGGAGCCTGGCGAAAAAAGTCCTGCTGGCGCTGACGCTGGGCGTGGGTTTCGGTGTCGCGTTGCACACGATTTACGGTGCCGGCAACCCGGTGCTGAAGGCCTCGATCGGCTGGTTCGACCTGGTGGGCAACGGTTATGTGCAGTTGCTGCAAATGATCGTGATCCCGCTGGTGTTCGCCTCGATCCTCAGTGCCGTGGCCCGTCTGCACAACGCTTCGTCGCTGGGCAAAATCAGTTTCCTGACCATCGGCACGCTGTTGTTCACCACCGCCATCGCCGCGCTGATCGGTATCGGCTTGACCAACCTGTTTGGCCTGACCGCCGAAGGCCTGGTCGCCGGCACTCAGGAAATAGCCCGGCTGCAAACGATCCAGACCGACTATGCCGGCAAGGTCGCGGACCTGAATGTGCCGCAGCTGTTGCTGTCGTTCATCCCGCAAAATCCGTTCGCCGACTTGGCGCGGGCCAAGCCGACTTCGATCATCAGCGTGGTGATCTTCGCTGCGTTCCTCGGGGTCGCGGCGCTGCAACTGCTCAAGGATGACGTTGAGAAAGGTCAGAAAGTGATCAACGCCATCGACACCCTGCAAGCCTGGGTGATGCGTCTGGTGCGCCTGGTGATGAAATTGACGCCGTACGGTGTATTGGCGCTGATGACCAAGGTGGTAGCCGGTTCCAACCTGCAGGACATCATTAAGCTCGGCAGTTTTGTCGTGGTGTCTTATATCGGTCTGGGCCTGATGTTTGTGGTGCATGGACTGCTGGTATCGGCCGCCGGGATCAACCCGTTGCGCTTCTTCCGCAAGATCTGGCCGGTGCTGACGTTTGCCTTCACCAGCCGT
Encoded here:
- a CDS encoding L-cystine transporter, coding for MNLPLILNLLVFLALLFGLAQTRHTTWSLAKKVLLALTLGVGFGVALHTIYGAGNPVLKASIGWFDLVGNGYVQLLQMIVIPLVFASILSAVARLHNASSLGKISFLTIGTLLFTTAIAALIGIGLTNLFGLTAEGLVAGTQEIARLQTIQTDYAGKVADLNVPQLLLSFIPQNPFADLARAKPTSIISVVIFAAFLGVAALQLLKDDVEKGQKVINAIDTLQAWVMRLVRLVMKLTPYGVLALMTKVVAGSNLQDIIKLGSFVVVSYIGLGLMFVVHGLLVSAAGINPLRFFRKIWPVLTFAFTSRSSAATIPLSIEAQTSRLGIPQSIASFAASFGATIGQNGCAGLYPAMLAVMVAPTVGINPLDPLWIATLVAIVTLSSAGVAGVGGGATFAALIVLPAMGLPVSLVALLISVEPLIDMGRTALNVSGSIAAGAITSQVMQQTDRELLGADEHGALAQA